The window GACCCCCCGGGCGCAGGGCGCGGGTATAGGCCTGGGACTCCAGACGTGGCCCCTTTCTCTCGTGCTCTCTGGACCTGGCGCGGGGAACACCTAGAGCCCATAATCGGCCTCCGGTCCCTGAGGATTCGGAAACTCCTGACGCAGCTAAAGTGAATCTGGCGCTGAGATGCCCCCTCCATGGGCCGGACGCGGAGGGAAGGGGTGCCCAGTTGGGTTCTGGGGCCCTTCCCCTCCTTGGGCTTCCACTATCCCGTTTGACCTCCTTTTTTCTTGGCCCTTCCTCCCCCTTGACCTGGTGCTGACTGACTGCTTCCACCTCCCCTGGGCTGGCGCCGGGCTGCTGTACTCCCGTAGCCTCCCTGGGCCGCTCCCTGACATCCCGTGCCACTCAAGAGTTAGTGCATAGTGTCAACGCTGAGTGGGTTCACAGCACTTCCAGGTGCAGCCTGGAGGCCTCCTTTGGGCTGCCCCCGCCTCAGTGGGGCTGCATTAGCATTGGCGACTCCCCTCGCTCACCTTCCGCATCCCATCAGTTGCTGTATCCCGCGACTCCTGCCTCCTAGAATTGTGTGCCCTCCACACCATCAGGAGGCCTGCAGCAGCTTTTTCCCGGGCTCCCTGCTTCTAACAGGGCCAGCTTCTTCCTGCAGTAGAGAGCTCTGGTGGGAGTGAAGGCTCCATCACCTCCTCTCCCAAACGCTGAAAGGCCAAAGGTCCAGCCTCGGCACTGGCTCTGGCTTCTGTCCCTGTAGCCCATCGTCCCCCAGCACTGATAGCACACAGTGTCTGCCTGTTCGACCCCACCTCCACATCCTTGCCTGCACTTTGCCTTGAGTGCCTCTCCTGCTCTGGTCTGCCTGTCACCTGCCCTCACCTGGGGGAGGCTTCCCCATACCAAAAGGGATGTTTTCTCTCCGTTCCTTTCCACGGGCCTTCTTTCTCAGACCATGAACCCGTCCTGACCCAGGCTCTGACCTCCTTCCTGCCCAGGTACCTGCTGGAGCAGCGAGACGTGGAGGTGAATGTGCGGGACAAGTGGGACAGCACCCCCTTGTGAGTGCTggagagaggggtggggagggtgggggttgGTGCACCCCTTCAGCACTGAGGACTGCCTCCTgtacttccttcctcccttcaggTACTATGCCTGCTTGTGTGGGCACGAGGAGCTGGTACTCTACCTTCTGGCCAATGGTGAGAGCAGGGAGCCCGGCTCACGGGTGTGCGtgggtgcatgcatgtgtgcgtgtggGTGCATGCATGCGTGCGTGCATTCAAAGGCCTTGATACACATTTGCAAAGCACCACGATTCCTCTCTTACCACCCAGTCGAATCAGCAAGTACTATTATTGCTACTTTAAAACCTTTTCTCTGTCCACCTTGCCCATCTCTACTTCTACGACCTGGGCCCAGTCATCAGCATTTCTCCCCGGACACGGTGCCTGCCTCTCTCTTGCCATTGCAGCCAAGTTGATCTTTTCACAATGAATCTGATCGGCTAAAAATCCTCCAGCAAGTTCCCATTGCCTCTAGGATACAGTGAGCCTGCCTGGCCATGCCCAAGGCTCCACAGGGTCTGCCCTCCCACTGGCCTCATTCCTTCGGCTCTCCCTGCTTGCTTGCTGCTTGCTTGCTGCTACACTGGCCTCGCTGGGGCTCCACTGTGCTATGCATGCCCCtgttcctgccccagggcctttgcacctgcagTTCCTCCTGCATGGACTGCCGTTCTGCAAACGTTCACATGGCCCACTCCCccttcattcaggtctctgcaTGCTGCCACCATTACAGAGTGACCTTTCATGACTTCCCTTCATTCAGTGCCATTCTTCTTCctattttggttttttcttttttttttttttttttttggagacagagtcttgctctgtcacccaggctggagtgtagtagtgtgatctcggttcactgcagccttaacctcccaggctcaagtgatcctcctgcctcagccccttcaAATCttcaaatagctgagactacaggcgtgcaccaccacgcccggcaagtttttgtattttttttgcagagatggtgtctcactatgttgcccaggttggtctcaaactcctgagcccaagtgatccacctaccttggtctcgcaaagtgcctggattataggtgtgagctgccacgcccaggCTTGTTTTTCTTAATAGTCCCTGCCATCGTTAGGTAGTGGGTTGATTGTCCTGCCTCACTAGAGTATAAGTTCAGCAGGACAGGGACCTGTGTCTCGTTCACTGCTGTGCTCCAGTGTGTGGGACAAGCCCAGCCACCAAGTCAGCTCTCCGTTCTGTGTTGTCTGTCTTCCGTGTGAGTGAGTATGTGCCTGTGTGAGTGCACACAGACGTGCCCATTCGCCTAGCCCTTGACTGGGAGGGTGTTGGGGTCAGAGTGGGCCCAGGGTAATTTGGGAAGGCATCGCCAGAGATTCGGAGCCCCATGtgtgggaaggtggggaggagggacaggGAGATTAGAATTTCCCCCAGGCCCCTTCCCTGCTAACTGGTGAGCCCTGCCTCCCCCAGGAGCCCGCTGCGAGGCCAACACCTTCGATGGTGAGCGCTGCCTCTATGGGGCACTGAGTGACCCCATCCGCCGGGCTCTACGCGATTACAAGCAGGTCACGGCTTCCTGCAGGAGGCGGGATTACTATGACGACTTCTTGCAGCGGTGAGCCAGGGCACACGAGGGGTGCAGCATGGGGTGCGGTGGCCCTGGTGGGTGTGGCGAGTCTGCTCTGACTGTGGCCTGCACTGGGTTCTGAGTGCTCCGAGGAATGGGGTGGGGCTGTGCCAAGTATCCTCCCTCCTGGCTTGTCCCTCCCCAGGCTTCTAGAGCAGGGCATCCACAGTGACGTGGTCTTTGTAGTACACGGGAAGCCATTCCGGGTGCATCGCTGCGTCCTGGGTGCACGTAGTGCCTACTTTGCCAACATGCTGGACACCAAATGGAAGGGCAAGAGTGTCGTGGTTCTCAGGCACCCACTGGTATGTCCCTTCAGGGTGGCAGAGGGGCATGAACTGTCCAGGAACAGCAGGAGGTTGTGCTGGGTGGCTGCCTCTGACATTACTTTCTGGTTTTCTGCCCACAGATCAACCCCGTGGCCTTTGGGGCCCTGCTGCAGTACCTGTACACAGGTGACCCCCTGGGTCCAGGGTAGGAGGAGAGGGAGTGGGCCGTCCTTCTGGACAGCAGTACACCTAGGTGTGGCTGGGCTGACCTTTCACCTCTAGACACTTCATGGTCCCCCCGGGGTGGTTCCAGCTGCCTCTCGGGTTGGGTTGCAAGAGAGAGGACTAGTGTGCCTGCTCAGGAAGAGCTTGTCCCACCCACATGCTGAGGCCCTCCCATCTGTTCCCTGGGGCCTGTAGAACAGCTTTTGATGGGGAAACCATGGTGGCAAGTGGGCCCAGGAGTCCTAGTCCTGCAGCCAGGTGGCCAGGTGGGAGGGGATCACCCTTTTTCTGTGGGCCTGATGACAGCTGAGGTCCCGCAGGCCCTcatcctccccactgcccccaggcCGCCTGGACATTGGCGTAGAGCATGTGAGTGACTGTGAGCGCCTGGCCAAGCAATGCCAGCTGTGGGACCTGCTCAGCGACCTGGAGGCCAAGTGCGAGAAGGTGTCTGAGTTTGGTGCGAGCAGGGTTTGGGGCCCGGGGCCATGGGTGCGGCCTGGCAGGGCTGGCCTGGCTCCCTGAAGTTGTTCTTCCCCTGTAGTGGCGTCTAAGCCAGGCACGTGTGTGAAGGTGCTGACCATCGAGCCCCCACCTGCAGACCCCCGCCTCCGGGAGGACATGGCGCTGCTGGCCGATTGTGCCCTGCCCCCCGAGCTCCGAGTAAGTGCGGGGCTGGTGGGCAGGAAGGGCGTTTTGGGATGGCAGGCCGTGACAGGCAGCCCAGATACTTGGGCTCAATTCCTTGTGTGGTCCTGGACCAGTTACTTCCCTTTTCTGAACCTAGTCGTTCACTTCTGTGAACAACTGCTCTGATGGGGTCACCTCTTCTGTACCCCAGGGTGATCTTTGGGAGCTGCCCTTCCCTTGTCCTGACGGCTTCAACAGCTGCCCTGACATCTGCTTCCGAGTGGCTGGCTGCAGCTTCCTCTGCCACAAGGTGCCTGTGCCCTCCTGTTGCCCCTGGCCCCAGCCCGTTGCCCTGAGCCCCCGTCTAGCTCCTCAGGAGACAGACCCTGGCCCTCACACTTCCTGAGCCCGGCCTCCCCCAGGCCTTTTTCTGTGGCCGCAGTGACTACTTCCGAGCCCTGCTGGATGACCACTTCCGAGAGAGCGAGGAGCCAGCGACCTCAGGGGGCCCCCCAGCCGTCACCCTGCATGGCATCTCACCCGACGTCTTCACTCACGTGCTCTACTACATGTACAGCGACCACACTGAGGTGGGGGCTCAGGCAGAGCTGGGGATGGCACACAACCTGTGCTGCCGTGGGCTGAGAGGGAGCGCCAGGGCCCTGGGGGTCTGTGGAAGGGCCCAGCTGGCCCCATGGTTGACGTTTTGAGAAGGCTGGAGGGGAAGGCTGTGGGACTTTGGATTTTTCTTTCAGGTAGAGGAAGCCTTGTTGGGCTCCAGAGAGAGGATGAGTGATGAGCCTGTGTCACAGACACTCCACACTTGTCAGCCACTTGGGATCCTCAGCTTCTCTAgcaggagggtggagggtgggtggggaCAGCCTCCTCTCTGTGGTGCTGCAGATCCCTGGGGTTCTGGGTTCCCAGTCTCCTCTTCCCTTgctgcctgcctctgtctccagctGCCCCAAGGTGTCCGTAAGCCAAGGCTGCAGGGCAGCAGCAGAGTGCTGAAGGTTTGCTCTGCCagggtgtgtgagagagagagagagtgtgtgtgtgcgtgcgcgtgcGCGCGCACTATAAAGCAATCCCCATATCTGGTGGCTTAAAGAAGAGGGGagtttgtttctccttcacttctgactGAGGTGGGTGCCCCAGGGCAAGTGGCTTGCGGAAGATCAGGTCATCCCTCCATCTTGCCCCTGTATGCCTAAGGGTGAAGGTCAAAAACCTTTTCTCTGAAGGTGAGTGTTTCAGGTTCTGTGGGCCATATGGCCCTGTTGTAGCTACTCAACTCTGTAGCGCAAAGGTAGCCAGAGACAGTACAGAGATGAGTGGGTGAGGctgcattccaataaaactttacttgcACAAACAGGCTGGATTTGGTCCACAGGCCGTAGCTTACCCATCCTGCCTGGGGCATCGCGTTTGGCCATGGAGATTGGGTCCTAGGCAAACTCATGCTctaggaggaagaggaaggcaggGCAAGCAATGCTGTTTTTGTAGAAGCCACCGGAAATTGCACCACTTCTCATGTTCCCCTGGAGAGAACTTCGTGCCTACCTGCCAACAAGGGAGGCTTGGAAAGTCATTCTGTGGCCAGGGCCCTGTtttgtgggggaaggggaggaagcaTGCTGGGAGACAGAGGGCAGTCCCTACTGCTGCTCTATCTCCAGTGGCAGCTCCCTTGTCCATCCCTCCGCGCGGCCTGACAGCCCCTCAGCCTCCATCTTTCCCACCCCCTCTACTGGGCATCTCCTGCAGCTCAGCCCAGCTCTCTGGCCCCTGTAGCAGGGGTTACCTTTGCCCACCCTGGAGAAGCTCCCTCTTCAAGGAGCCTCGCCACCCAAAGGGCACCTTGTCTCAGAGTGTGGCTTGGGCTCTTAACCTGGGTTGATACTGGTTGAGCTGTGTGACACTGGGTGAGCTTTGTGATCTTGGGCCAGTTACTTAACTGCTCTGTGCCTCTAGAACATGGGGATAGCTCTCGTCGTCACTTCCTAAGGCCTTGTGCAGATGCATGGGTTACCCAGGTAAAGGAGGTGGCATGGCACATGGCACATGGCTTGTAATGTGGTCGCAGAGCTCCCCTTGTCTCTGTCTGCAGCTTGCtccctgtgccacccaggctCTGGCCTGAATCTGAGGGCTTCAGTCTTATCCAGCACAGGATGTATCTGTAGgtgggctctgtgtccccacagccTCTTGAGAGGGAGGGAGCTGGTAGATAGTCTCCCACCCCTGGCAGAGTCCCTGCATAGGTCTTGACTAGCTGCCTCTGTCCCACCATTCTGACAGCCCCCGCAGGTAGGCATGGTTATCTATACCTCATGGACTGGGAACTAGAGGCACAGGGAGGtgcagtgacttgcccagggcccCACAGCTAGAAGTGTCAGACCCAGGTCTGTATAACTCGGAGCTCAGACCCTGGCTCCTGCGAGGGCCCTGCCTCCCGCCTGCCCTGCCAGCCTGCTCAGGGCATGGGAGAACCCCCCAGTCTTCTGCCCCCTAGCGGTCCTGCAGATCCCTGTGGGAATCTGGGCCAGCCCCCCGACCCCCAACCCCATACATGCGCAGGGAGCTCCTACTCCCACTGGAAGCCTTCCCGCCAGTGCCCCCCAACCACCACAGGCCCTAGCCTTGGCTGTTGTGCCCTGGGAGCCCTTGGTGACCTCGGGGGGCACCTTCATCCCTGTCTTCACTGCAGCTGTCCCCCGAGGCAGCCTATGATGTGCTGAGCGTCGCCGACATGTACCTGCTGCCAGGCCTGAAGAGGCTGTGCGGCCGCAGCCTGGCTCAGATGCTAGACGAGGACACTGTGGTGGGTGTGTGGCGCGTGGCCAAGCTCTTCCGCCTGGCGCGGCTTGAGGACCAGTGCACTGAGTACATGGCCAAGGTCATTGAGAAGGTGGGCCAGTGGTCTGCAGTGGGTGGGAAGGAGGGGTGAGAGGGCAGGCACCCCTCCACTGAGCTGGCCCTTCCCGCTCATAGCTGGTGGAGCGGGAGGACTTCGTGGAGGCGGTGAAGGAGGAGGCAGCGGCTGTGGCAGCCCGGCAGGAGACGGACTCTATCCCGCTGGTGGACGACATCCGCTTCCACGTGGCCAGCACGGTGCAGACCTACAGCGCCATAGAGGAGGCGCAGCAGCGTCTGCGGGCACTCGAGGACCTGCTCGTGTCCATCGGTCTGGACTGTTGAGCCCCTGGCTGGGCAGCCCCAGGGGCCAGGAGCTCTCTTGGAGACAAGCATGTGTATGCGTTTGTGTGCAGCTCTTCTTCCTGCTCCCTGCACATTGAGGGCTTCATGGGGGGTGCGAGGGGCTCAGTGGGGCTTCTCTTCCCTCCATGAGCCTGGAGACCCCAGGGGAGGATCCATTTGGGATGAGCCCCCTCCCCCCAATGCACAAGCCAGCCCCCAAGACCCTGGGGGTGGACACCACTCAGGGaaacctggggtgggggtgggctttGGTCTTAGCACTTTCCTTCTCCAGATCCCCCCTACCCACCCCAGTCCCAAATCCAGTCCTCTGGCCCTTGCCTAGCCCTGAATTGCTTCTCTAAGCTGGTGTTCCCATGCACAGGGCCATTCAGGAAGGGCTGGGGGAGTGTGTGTGGCAATAAAGCTTGAAGGCACCGTGGGAGCATGAGCCTGTGTCCTGGGGTACAGCTTGGGAAGGGTGGGGCCTTCTGGAGCCAGTGGAGCTGGTGTGACCAAGGAAAGAAGCTCTAGAGTTGGGGGCTCCCAGCAGAGGCTGGCCCAGAGCCCAAGGGCCAGGGTACCTGGCTGAGCAGACCTAGAGATCTGCCACTGACCCCAGTGTGGCCTGGGCCCATCCTGGctccctgcctccctgtctcCATGGATGCTGGTTGTGGTGGGCCTCATTCTAGGAGAGGGCCAGGACCAAAATGACCATTTTCTGTCAGCCCAGTGCCAGTCTTTTCCCCAGGGAGGACCTTGTGGCCCTTCCTGCAGGGGCTGCTACCTTATTATGGGAAGGTAAGCTGCAGGGGCCAAGGGAGACCTTTCTCCTTGgccctctgaaggttcactgaaaaattaACTTGCAAAAGGCAGAGTAACAGGAGAAAAGACACGCAAATTTATTTAGCATGTAGACATGGGCgtcttcagaatgaagacccaaagatggGAAGCTGTCCATTGTTAGGCTTAGGCTCAGCAAAGTGTGGCCAGCCGAGTAGAAATGGGATTGGCAAAAAGTGCAGGATCCTATGCTGACTGAACAGGGAAATGCAGCCAGgcctgtctagattcttcttggtcTCTCTGAGCAGCCTGCCTGCCTAccttctgggtgtggggcaggaccctctggaatgggggtcttatgacctatAGTCAAACAAGGTGGATCAGATTATtactttatggccagtttttacacagatACGGCAGAGGGAAAGTGAGAGTCctgtttttaggttttatggctggctttggggaaagggGGCTCTGGTTTCTAGGGCCCGCCtaggggaagagggattctagtttctgtgGCTAGCCTCGGGATGATGAGACTGAGAGAAGGGGGCAAAAGTTCAGAGAGAAGCTCCTGCTTCTGAGGTTGTTGCTTGGGTCTTCATTTTGGGGTATTTGAGCCCCAAGGGGGTTTCTCACGATGAGCTGCAGGCCTGTGGACCGCCCCCCCACCAGGCCTCTGCCTTCTAACCTGGTTAAACTCAGTGTCGTGTCATGGCCctgggggaggaaaggaaggctgGTTCTTTCACAGGGCTTCTAATATCGGGTGTCTCCACCCTCCCTGCAGTTATTTCACAGCtgttcatgctttttttttttttttttcttttcagacggattctcgctctgtcgcccaggctggagtgcagtggtgcgatcttgcttggctcactgcaacctccacctcccgagttcaagcaattctgctcagcctcctgagtagctgggattacaggtgcacaccaccatgcccggctaatttttgtatttttagtggacacagggtttcgccctgttggccaggctgagcttgaactcctaacctcaggtgatccgcctgccttggccccacaaagtgttgggattacaggtgtgagccaccatgcccggcctcttcatGCCTTTTTACTAtggtatttttggattttttccctttttcctccccAGTGCATTTTCAGCCATGTTGCACTGGCATGTTGGTCGTCACATGGGGGAAGTTGTAGGTCTGAAGTGACCACTAGTGAGGGATCAGCTGGGACAAGTCATGGTGCAGCCTGCAGGAGGTGATGAGTGTGTTGGGGAGGTGTCCTGGGTAGGGCCTGTGGGTGGAGATTGTAGTTTGTGCAAGGGCCTGGGATCCTGAAAACAGCCTGAGATGGGATGGGCTGGCGGGGGTCTGCGCATTGCCAGAGCTGAGCTGCGGCCAGAGGACCAACCCCACCGTGGGTCTGCCTTTCACTGCTGGCCACCGCTCTGCCTGTTTGCCCGCCCACAAACTGGGGGTGATTATGGCAACTCCCTCTTACCTAGTGTTTGACCTATCCTGAGCCTGGTGTGTTAAACAAAGGCTGAGTCCACCtggtgggtgggaggtgggagcacGGGAGTGACAGGGGCTCACTCCGGTTGCCCTGGGGCACACAGGAAGGGAAGAGTGAGGCCAGGCTAGTGGCCTAACACCAGCAGGTCTCACCTCAGAGCACACACAAATCCTGGTGTGCCAAgagagatttaaatatttaaataaaaaattttaattcctaTGCATTTCTTTTCATATGCATTAGGGGAGAAAATGAGCTACTACATGAAACCTTTTTTTACAGATGTTATTATTTGAAATCATAAAGTTTCCAATCttgaacaaattttaaataaaaccctAGTAAGAGGGCAGTTTAAGGAAAAATTATCTGGAGTTGGTATTTTAGTGGTTCACTGATACAGCAGATACATACAGCCAGGTGTACCAGCTATGGCACCTGTTCAGGGAGAGCTGCAGTCTGAGAACTGCCACCCCTCAGGAACTAGGCTGTGTGGTTGTTGGGGCAGCATTCCCCAGCCACA is drawn from Homo sapiens chromosome 3, GRCh38.p14 Primary Assembly and contains these coding sequences:
- the ABTB1 gene encoding ankyrin repeat and BTB/POZ domain-containing protein 1 isoform X3; translation: MWAECGTCWSSETWRYYACLCGHEELVLYLLANGARCEANTFDGERCLYGALSDPIRRALRDYKQVTASCRRRDYYDDFLQRLLEQGIHSDVVFVVHGKPFRVHRCVLGARSAYFANMLDTKWKGKSVVVLRHPLINPVAFGALLQYLYTVASKPGTCVKVLTIEPPPADPRLREDMALLADCALPPELRGDLWELPFPCPDGFNSCPDICFRVAGCSFLCHKAFFCGRSDYFRALLDDHFRESEEPATSGGPPAVTLHGISPDVFTHVLYYMYSDHTELSPEAAYDVLSVADMYLLPGLKRLCGRSLAQMLDEDTVVGVWRVAKLFRLARLEDQCTEYMAKVIEKLVEREDFVEAVKEEAAAVAARQETDSIPLVDDIRFHVASTVQTYSAIEEAQQRLRALEDLLVSIGLDC
- the ABTB1 gene encoding ankyrin repeat and BTB/POZ domain-containing protein 1 isoform 1 (isoform 1 is encoded by transcript variant 1); its protein translation is MLDTKWKGKSVVVLRHPLINPVAFGALLQYLYTGRLDIGVEHVSDCERLAKQCQLWDLLSDLEAKCEKVSEFVASKPGTCVKVLTIEPPPADPRLREDMALLADCALPPELRGDLWELPFPCPDGFNSCPDICFRVAGCSFLCHKAFFCGRSDYFRALLDDHFRESEEPATSGGPPAVTLHGISPDVFTHVLYYMYSDHTELSPEAAYDVLSVADMYLLPGLKRLCGRSLAQMLDEDTVVGVWRVAKLFRLARLEDQCTEYMAKVIEKLVEREDFVEAVKEEAAAVAARQETDSIPLVDDIRFHVASTVQTYSAIEEAQQRLRALEDLLVSIGLDC
- the ABTB1 gene encoding ankyrin repeat and BTB/POZ domain-containing protein 1 isoform X2, which gives rise to MDTSDLFASCRKGDVGRVRYLLEQRDVEVNVRDKWDSTPLYYACLCGHEELVLYLLANGARCEANTFDGERCLYGALSDPIRRALRDYKQVTASCRRRDYYDDFLQRLLEQGIHSDVVFVVHGKPFRVHRCVLGARSAYFANMLDTKWKGKSVVVLRHPLINPVAFGALLQYLYTVASKPGTCVKVLTIEPPPADPRLREDMALLADCALPPELRGDLWELPFPCPDGFNSCPDICFRVAGCSFLCHKAFFCGRSDYFRALLDDHFRESEEPATSGGPPAVTLHGISPDVFTHVLYYMYSDHTELSPEAAYDVLSVADMYLLPGLKRLCGRSLAQMLDEDTVVGVWRVAKLFRLARLEDQCTEYMAKVIEKLVEREDFVEAVKEEAAAVAARQETDSIPLVDDIRFHVASTVQTYSAIEEAQQRLRALEDLLVSIGLDC
- the ABTB1 gene encoding ankyrin repeat and BTB/POZ domain-containing protein 1 isoform 2 (isoform 2 is encoded by transcript variant 2), encoding MDTSDLFASCRKGDVGRVRYLLEQRDVEVNVRDKWDSTPLYYACLCGHEELVLYLLANGARCEANTFDGERCLYGALSDPIRRALRDYKQVTASCRRRDYYDDFLQRLLEQGIHSDVVFVVHGKPFRVHRCVLGARSAYFANMLDTKWKGKSVVVLRHPLINPVAFGALLQYLYTGRLDIGVEHVSDCERLAKQCQLWDLLSDLEAKCEKVSEFVASKPGTCVKVLTIEPPPADPRLREDMALLADCALPPELRGDLWELPFPCPDGFNSCPDICFRVAGCSFLCHKAFFCGRSDYFRALLDDHFRESEEPATSGGPPAVTLHGISPDVFTHVLYYMYSDHTELSPEAAYDVLSVADMYLLPGLKRLCGRSLAQMLDEDTVVGVWRVAKLFRLARLEDQCTEYMAKVIEKLVEREDFVEAVKEEAAAVAARQETDSIPLVDDIRFHVASTVQTYSAIEEAQQRLRALEDLLVSIGLDC
- the ABTB1 gene encoding ankyrin repeat and BTB/POZ domain-containing protein 1 isoform X1, encoding MWAECDHEPVLTQALTSFLPRYLLEQRDVEVNVRDKWDSTPLYYACLCGHEELVLYLLANGARCEANTFDGERCLYGALSDPIRRALRDYKQVTASCRRRDYYDDFLQRLLEQGIHSDVVFVVHGKPFRVHRCVLGARSAYFANMLDTKWKGKSVVVLRHPLINPVAFGALLQYLYTGRLDIGVEHVSDCERLAKQCQLWDLLSDLEAKCEKVSEFVASKPGTCVKVLTIEPPPADPRLREDMALLADCALPPELRGDLWELPFPCPDGFNSCPDICFRVAGCSFLCHKAFFCGRSDYFRALLDDHFRESEEPATSGGPPAVTLHGISPDVFTHVLYYMYSDHTELSPEAAYDVLSVADMYLLPGLKRLCGRSLAQMLDEDTVVGVWRVAKLFRLARLEDQCTEYMAKVIEKLVEREDFVEAVKEEAAAVAARQETDSIPLVDDIRFHVASTVQTYSAIEEAQQRLRALEDLLVSIGLDC